The stretch of DNA GCTTGCTCGATGTCACCTGGCTCGATCACGCCACGGCCCTCGGCATCGCGCGCCCAGGCGCCGGCCATGCAGTCGGCCATGAGCTCGAGCTCGATGCTGTAGACATCGTTCCAGGTGGTCGGCTGAGACGTGCGGTTGAGGCCGATGCCGGACTGGACATGATGGGCCCATTCATGGGCGATGACGAACGCCGCGGCGAAGTAGTAGCCCTGGTCCTTCAGATCGTCGAGTAGCTTCTCGTCCAGGTACATCTTGGTATCGAGTGGGCAATAGAACCCCCAGAAGCCGGTCGACGCCGGGCCGCACGCGCTCTGCACTGTGTCACCCTCGGCCACGATTACGACACCAGGGGACTGGTAATCGTATTCGGTGTAGCTGATGACATCGCGCCAGAAGGCATCGAGATCGTTGACCGTGTTGACCAGAAAGTCGCCATCCTGCAGCGGCGTGGTCAGCACCGATCCGGATGTGCCGTTGCCGGTGGTGGCGGTGTTGGTGTTGCCATACGTGTCGATCGCGGCCTGGACCATCTCGGCCGAATTGCCGAAGAACCAGCCCCAATTGCCATCGGCGTCAGGCGCCAGATAGATCGCGTCCTGGACGTAGGCTTGTTGGCCGGTCTGATCGACGATCGGCTGCACGAAGGTGACCTTCGCGGCCGGGCTGTACGTCTTGCCGGTGACGGGCCAGGTGTATTCGACGATTTCGATGCTGATGACCTGGGGCACACCGGCCTGGGCCTGGGTATAGGCGGCATCGAAGAGCCCAACCACGGCCGAGCGTGGTGCAACCTCCTTGGAATCAGGATGCATAAGGTCGTACATCGCATTGAAATCGCGCGACCCAGCGAGATTCAGGATGTTGCGCGCTGCTTCGCCTGCGAGCGCCTGGTACTGCAGGGTGGACGAGTCCACCGCCGTGGTTTGCGCACGTGCGGGTGCAGCGATTCCCAGCAGCATGATCCCAATGATCAGGATCGACATCAATCGATTGCGCATTTGGTGTCCTTTTCCGGCCCGATCTGTCCCTGGGGCTTGGGATACTCGTCAATACGGATTCGTTATAGTAATGGTTACCGTAGCACAACACGCCTGCCCAAGTGGGACACGTTGGTAGTTGTTGCCGAAGGAGGACGATTTTCATGGTTCAAGGACTGTTCGGCGGCGGCGCCGCCGGTGAAGAGGAAAAGGCGAAGGCGCAGGATTTCATCAAGCGGTACCAGACGGGCAAGCCTGACGAGGGGTACACCGAGGAAGAAGCAATCCAGCAATTGCAAGCGGTGGCCAAGGTGGCCACTCCAGAGCAGATGCAGGAGGCATTCAAGCAGTCGGTGGCCAACCTGCCCGACGACCAGCGAGCGCAGTTCAACCAGATGCTGCAAGATCGAAAAGCCGGCACCGGCATGATCGACATCGAGCGGTCGGGTGAGCGCAAGGAAGTCAGCTCGCGTGATTCCGGCGGCGGCGGGGGCGACTCTGTCGGCCTCGATGATCTGCTCGGCGGTCTGCTGGGCGGAATGGCTGGTGGCGCGGCAGGCGGTTCCAGCGGCGGCGGGGGCCTTGGCGACATCCTCGGCGGTTTGCTGGGCGGCGCGAGCGGCAATGCTGGCGCGACCAGTGGCGGTGGATCCGGCAGCGGAGGGCTTGGCGACGTCCTCGGACAGGTTCTTGGGGGAGGCACGGCCGCCGCGGCGCCGCAGCCGCAGCCGAAGGACGATTCGGGGGGCGGCCTTGGTGACATGCTCGGCGGCTTGCTCAGCAGCCCGATTGGCAAAGCGGTGCTCGCCGGCACCGCGGCCTATGCCATGAAGGAAGTGCTCGGCCAGAAGTAGGCCGAATTCATCGCTCAATCGATGCGACCAGATGGGCGGGAGCCAAACGGCCCCGCCCATCGTTGCATTCTGTGAGTTTTTCCCGCGTTTGCTGTCCCGGAACGAACCCGAAAGTGCTAGGATTTGGTGTTGACAACTGCGGACCCATGCCATCAGCGCAGCGTCCGCAATCGGGGCATTGCGGCCCCGCATGTAAGCCGGAGCGCGCTTTGCGCACGGTGTTCGCTGACAGGGCGCCAGTTCACCAGCCGCGCTGAACCGGTCGCTTCCTGAAGCTTTGAGGAGCGAGACAACAGATGACTGGATCGACCGCGACCCTTACCGAGGCCCCTCTCCCCAAGCCCGAAGGTCTCGAAGGTGTCGTCGCGGCTTCGACGGCATTGAGCCATGTCTTTGGTGAGGAAGGGCGGCTCGTCTACCGCGGATACGATATCCACGAGTTGGCGAACAATGCCACCTTCGAAGAAGTTGCCTACCTTCTGTGGGTAGGGCATCTTCCGACCCAGAGCGAGTTGGTCAAGTTTCAGGCCAAGCTGGATGCCAGCCGCATGTTGCCCGATGCCGCAATCGAGGTGCTGCGGCAGATGCCGGCCGATGCGCAACCGATGGACGTGTTGCGCACCGGAATCTCGTCGGTTGGGCCTCTGTTGCCGACCGTTTTCGCAGACACCCCCGATCTCGACCAGGCCATGAGCCTCTCGGCCCTGTTCCCCTCTGTGCTGGCGACCTTCTTCCGGCTGCGCCAGGGGCTGGAGCCGGTCAAGCCAGTGGCAGGCATGAACTCCGCCCAGAGCTACCTCTACCAACTCTTCGGCACCGAGCCAGATGAGCGCCATTGGAAGCCATTGCAGACCTATCTCATCCTGCTGGCCGATCACGGCATGAATGCCTCGACCTTCACCGCCCGGGTCATTGCTTCGACACAGTCGGACATCGTTTCGGCGCTGACCGGTGCGATCGGCGCGCTCAAGGGTCCGTTGCACGGCGGCGCCCCCTCCAAAGTACTGGACATGCTGAATGAGATCGGCACGGCGCAGAATGTGGAGCCGTGGCTGACAGCGGCGTTCGATCGTGGGGACCGGCTGATGGGCTTCGGACACCGGGTCTACAAGGCTGAGGATCCGCGCGCCGACATCTTGCGCGAGATGGCCCGCACCGCCAGCGATCCGGACTTCTTCGATCTTTCGCTGGAGACCGAGACCGTGGCTCTGCGCATGTTGAATGAGCGCAAGCCGGGCCGCCGACTCTACACCAACGTCGAGTTCTACTCGGCGGCGGTGCTGGCCGCGGTTGGACTGCCGGGCGACATGTTCACCCCCACCTTCGCGGTGGCGCGGTCGGTCGGTTGGAGCGCGCATGTGCTCGAGCAGGTGTCGAACAATCGCCTGATCCGACCACAGTCCGAGTTCGTCGGCGAGCTTGGCAAGAAGTACGTCCCGGTGAACGAACGGTAACCTCAGCGACGTTGACAACCGCATGAATCACGGCGGCCGGGGCACCTGCCCCGGCCGTTTTCGTTTCGCTGGAGGTGTCGTCGTTGCCAGGACGTTGCTCGCACGCAGCTGGGCGCTTGATCAGAGCTGGTCAGGCGCTCTCGTTCGCGCGGAGCTTTGCGATCACGATCCAGTCGTTCTCGTAGAGCACGTCGTGTTCGGCTCGGAGCAGCCCGCAAAGCTCACCCAGGTTGGTGCCGCTCCAGGTCCGTGGTCCTTGCACCGCCATGTAGTCGATGCCGTTGGCGCTGGTTTCATCGATGAAGGTACGGAAGTCTGTCTCTGTCCGATCTGGGGAGCGAATCGCGTCCGGAGGTCGATAGACCGGCCGGGCGGGACGGAGATCCTCCCGGTCGTACAACGGACCGCCGACCAACGCCAGCGGAGCGTTCTTGGGCAACAGCTTGCCGATGCGGGCTTCGGCGTTCGCAATCTCGTTCAGCCGCTGATAGAAGGTGTTCTTGCGTCGCCAGCGCGCAATCGATACCTGCTCTCCCTGTTCCGTCAGGTATGCGTGCAGATGAGTGGCGCGCAGCTCCCAGTCTTTGCGGCGTCTCCCGGCGCCAAAGTTGGACGAGACATTGCTGCCATGAACGCGGTAACGGGTTAGCGGCTCATCGACCGAGCGGAAGGATCCAAAGAAGGGGGAGAACGCGAAAAGGTACGCATCGACGATGTTCCGGAAATCAGATTCAGGAACGGGCATGACCTGTTCGAGGAATGATTTGCGCCAGAAGTTTCCCGATTGCGCTGGCGTGTAGTGGCTGGCCGGTCCGACTTTGAGCGCATTGGCTCGGAAGTTGCCATCGGGGAGGTGACTGAACCTGATCTCTCCGGTTGGCGCGCCATTCCGGTCGATGATGGTAAACGGCCAGCAGACTTTGATGACATCGGGATCGGAGAACGCGCCGATCGTCTTTTCGATGGCTGTTGGTTCGAGAATGTCGTCTGAATCGAGCAGGATGACGGTTTCACCGGTCAGGAGCGGAAACCCCAGGTTCGTCCCGGACGCCTGACCGCCGTTTTCTTTGAAGACCGGTGTGATCGCATCGCCGTAGGTTTGCATGATCAGCGCCGATTCATCGGTCGAGCCATCGTCCACCACGACGACTTGCACGTTCGGCCAGGTTTGTCCAAGAGCGCTGTCGATCGCTTCGGCCAGGTAACGGCCATAGTTGTAGTTGACGATCAGAATCGAGGCGGTGGTGGGGGCGTGCATGTTTCGACAACCTTGGGCATGACCTCGGTGGCGAGCAACTCGATCGTGTCGTCGTCGGTGCCGAGAATATTGGCGATGAAGTATTGATATCCAAGCGCGGCCTGGGCCTGGTAGAAGGCGACGGCGCGGTCCGGTGTGACGGCCAGCATGGCATCACCCCAGGAAGCGACGGTTTCCGCTGGCCAGGCGGAGAGCTTCTGCTCGATTTCCCGTTCGGAGCGTCCAAGCACCAGCGGCATGGTGAACTGGCTGCGCAGAACCGCCTCAGCGGGACGGCCGAACTGCTCGCAATAGGTCGCCAGCACCGCGAACTTGCGGCGAATGTCCTCGTCCGAGACTGCCATGCCAATCGAGCCGTGCGCGCCCATGTTGGACGCATCCGCGTACTGGGCGACCTGGCGCAGGGTGACTTTCTCGCCACCGCCAGCCAGCAGGATCGGCACCCGTGGTTGCTGCACCGGCGGGAGAAAGGTTCCCGGAGAGTCCACCGACCATTGCTGGCCGTCGAACTTGAACGGCTCGCCGCTGAAGAGTCCGCGCACGATGGCGATCGTCTCGTCCATTCCCTGGAGCCGCTCGGCGACCGGTGGGAATGGAATGCCCATCTCGTGGAACTCGTTCTTGACATGCCCGATACCAAGCCCCAGCACGAGCCGGCCATTGGAGAGCCGGTCGACATCGGCGGCCTGGCGCGCCAGCAGGTAGGGCGAACGGTAATAGATGCAATCGACCGCCAGTCCGAGCCGGATCGTGCTCGTGACCGCGGCGAGTGCGCTGAGGGCGGTCCAGCAATCGGCATTCGCGCCCGGGTGGTCGTAGCTGAAATAGCCATCGAACCCGGCAGACTCCATCTGCTGCACGAGCGAAAGAAAGTGCCGCCAATCGGGCGGTTGTGGGTAGATGCTGACGCCGAAGCGGACGGCGTCGATTCCCTCCGCGACCCAGGGATGGATGTCACGCGGGGTGAGATCGATCATGCATGCTCTCCATTTGATTCCATTCGGCGGGTGACGGAATCCTGGACGGTGAGTTTGTAGTAGACGATGACATCACCGGGCTCCAGCAGTAGATCATCCAGCCCATCGCAGATGAAATCGGGTGGGCGGGAGACGCCCATCACCAGCACATCGCGAAAGCCGGGGAGATCCCTGATTTTTTCGCCAGCTTCTTTCGCGGTGACGTTACGCACCTGCCGATCGGTCCATCCCTTGCCGAGCACATGTTCCACATACCAGGGAACGGATTGTGTCTCAGCAGCCGCGGCCATCAATCGTCCTCCCATCACCGCCGGCGCGATCACACGATCGGCTCCGGCCTGGTAGAGGAGTTTCAGGTTCTCCTCTTCCATGCCGGCGACGACCAGATTGACGTCGGGCTCGATATCGTTGACGGTGAGGCAGATGAGCACCGCGGTGTCGTCTCGCCCCGGGGCAACCAACACCGACTCCGCTTTGTGGACACCGGCGCGGCGCAAGGTCTCCTCCTCGGTGGCATCGCCAAAGAACGCGCTGAAACCGTCCGAAAGCGCGCGGTCCACCGATTCACGCATGCGGTCGATGACCACGATGTCACTCTTCGGTTTGCCCTGTGAGATGAGCGTAGAGGCCGCGGCGCGACCCGTGGTGCCGTAACCGCAGATGATGGTGTGCTTTTCGACCCGCTTGTTCAGTTCGCTCACGTCGCGCTCCTCTGTCCGGCGCATCAGGAAAACAGAAATCTCGTAGGCAAAGCCAAAGAAAAGAACGAGGAAGATGAGACGAACCGGCGTGAGAAAGATGGTGTTGAACAATCGCGCCTGTGCCGAGACCGGCACAATGTCGCCGTAGCCGACGGTCGTGAGCGACGTGGCAGCGTAGTAGACGGAATCGAGCAGCGAGAGCGTCTCGCCCGGATGCGAATTGTCGACGAAGCCATCTCGCTCCACATAGACCGACAACGTGACGATCAAAATGGTGAGTGCCGCCAGGCCCAGTCGGATGCCCAGGCGCCGCTGCAGCGATGTCTGGGGCCGCATGAGCGTGCCACCGTGCCGGAGGGTCGTCCTGGCAGGGAGATGATCTTGTTTCTGGCTGCTACCGGAAATGATGTCTGATGCCTGCACGGAATCTCGCGCTCCACGGTTCGAGTGTCGAGCAGGATAATACCCAACAAGCAAAGGTTTCCCGTGATGCGAAGTTGGTGGCTGTGGTCGAAGGTTGTACGAAACGGATAAAACGATTCCCACAGTGGAGACAGAGCTGCCAATGATGGCCCACGAGTTGCCGGACAAGAGTGAGCTGCTCGTGGTGGGTGCTGGGCCGTATGGTCTTGGCATTGCCGCCTACGCCAGGACGCTTGGGCTCGACCCTTTGCTGGTGGGATCCTCGATGGCGTTCTGGCGGGAGGAGATGCCGCATGGCATGTTCTTGCGCTCGTCCTGGGACTGGCACTACGACCCAAACTGCGTTTTCACCATCGAAGCCTGGATGCGGGAGACCGGGCGAACCAAAGAATCACTCGATCCATTTCCCCTGGCGGACTATCTCGAATTTGCCGTCTGGTTCGAACAGGTGGCCGGTTTGCGGCCGGTCGATTTGGCGATTCAGCGTATCGACACGCGGCCGGACGGAACCTTCGATGCGGTCTTTGCCAATGGCTTCACAGTCAATGCGGCGAGCGTGGTGCTCGCGCTCGGGTTCGCGCATTTTGCCTATGTGCCGGACGAGCTGCGAGTAGTGCTTCCCGCCCACAATGTGCAACACACAGCGCACTACGTCGATTTCTCGGATGCGCCGGGCACGCGCTACGCGATCATCGGGGGGCGGCAGAGCGCCTATGAGTGGACGGCGTTGCTGCATGAGGCGGGAGCGGCCTCGGTCGATGTGATTCATCGGCACCGCACGCCGCGGTTCGCTCCCGCTGACTGGAGCTGGACGGCGCCGGTGGTGGAGCGGATCGCCACCCACCCGCAGTGGTTCCGGGAACTGGACGACGCGCAGAAGCGCAAGGTTGCGTTCCGGCTCTGGCTCGAAGGGCGCAGCAAACTGGAGCCCTGGCTGGCCCCGCGACTGGCGCATCCGACGATACGCAGCCGGCCTGGCCGGACGGTCGCCGGTTCGAGCGATGAGGCAGACGGGGCGATCTCGCTCACACTCGACAATGGCGACACGCTCGAGGTGGACAAGGTGGTGCTTGCCACCGGCTATCGCACCAATATCGCCAACGTGCCGATGCTCGCCGCGGGTAACCTGCTGGAGCAGATCGAAGCCGTGAATGGCGCGCCGGTGCTCGACTCGACCTTTCAGACGTCGGTCCCCGGGCTCTATGCCACCTCGATGATGGCAACGCGTGATTTCGGACCGCTCTTTGCGTTTACAGTGGCGGTCCGCGCCTCGTCGCGCGTCGTGGGTGACGCGATTCTCAGCCGCCGGTGAGCGCGACAGACGACGGGGCGTCGCCCACTGGCGGACGGCTGTCGATCGCGCGCGCCATCAACCCAACGGCCTTCGTCACGGTGTTGATCTGGAGCGCGGTCGCGCCATTCACGAAGTACGCGCTGGCCGACTTTCCCACCCTGGTCTTCATGACGCTGCGCATGGTGATTGCGGTGGTGGCGGTCTTTCTCTATCTGGCGCTCCGGCGACGCGCGGTGACGATCGACCGGGACGACGTATCGAAATTCCTCTTTGCTGGCATTGTGCTCTTCGGGTGCTCGACCCTCCTGTTCACCGAAGGGTTGGCCCGCACCACCGTTGCGCACATGATCATTCTGGCGTCCACCGGGCCATTGATCGCGGCGGTCTGGCGAGGTGTGGTGCATCGGGAGCTCCCGGATCGGCGCTCATTGCTGGCAATGGCAATCGGTTTCTGCGGTGTGCTGATCGTGGTGGGGGACGCCTCGGCGGCGGACGGCGCGTCGGTCGCAGGGGACGTGATGGGCCTGGCCTCGGCTGCGCTCTGGGTCGGGATGACGATCTATCCGCAGCCGCTCGTGCGCAAGTACGGGCCGCTGCGCTCGACCGGCTGGATCATCCTCGCGTCATTGGTGTTGATCGTGCCGTTGAGTCTTCCGTCCTGGGGTGGTGTCATCGACGACACGCCGTCCGGTTTTGCCTGGGGCGCGCTCGTCTATGCCGCCATGGGGACGTTGATCGGCAACACGCTGTGGCAAGCTGCCGTGCAGCAGATCGGTCCGGCGCGCACACTGATCTATCTCTACCTGCAACCGTTTCTGGCGTTGTTGATCGCGGCGATCATTCTTGGCGACCGCCTGACTCCATTGCAGGCGATTGGCGGGCTGCTGGCGATTGGCGGCGTCATGCTCGTGCGGAAACGATAGGCGTCATGACCGTGCACGAAGGGAACGTCGGCGAGCAGATCGACCGGAGAGCGCGGCGCATGGGCGCGGCCATCAGTTTGCCGGCCATGGGGGCGATTCTCTTCTGGAGCGGCATCTCGCCCTTTGGCAAGTACGCCATGGACGAGATGCCGGCGATGATCTACATCGCGTTGCGGCCGGTGCTGGCGGCGGTGCTGGTGTTCGGCGTCATGACCCTGTTGCGCAAACCGATGCGAATCGACCGGCGCGACTTGCCACGCTTCATCGTCGCCGGGGTGTGCCTGATCGGGTTTTCGCAACTTCTTTTCATGGGTGGTCTTTCGCTCACGTCGGTGTCGCATCTCATCATCCTGAGCTCGATGAGTCCCCTGATGGGAGCCATGTACCGCTGGATCCGCACGCGAGAGATGCCCGACTCGCGGTCGGCGCTGGCGCTCGTCATGGGATTCGTGGGCGTCATCCTGGTGGTGGGCGGCGCGGGGTCGAGTGAAGGCACGTCGTTGACCGGCGACCTGCTGGCAATCGCGGCGGGCGCTACATGGGTAGGCGCGACAGTCTACCCGCAACCGTTGGTGCGGAAGTACGGCGCGCCACGGGCGACCGGTTGGTTTCTCCTGTTGTCGTCGCTGGCGTTGCTGCCGATCGGGTTGTTCTGGTTTGGGGAGGTGCGGGCCGATCCGCCAACGATGCTCGCCTGGGCGGCGCTTGCGTACGGCGCGATCGGTATGCTGGCGGGAAACACCCTCTGGCAACGAGCCGTGCAAGAGGTTGGGCCACAGCGGACGCTGATCTATCTCTATCTGGAGCCGTTCATCGTGCTGGTGATCGCCGCGTTGGCCCTCGACGAGCGGCTGACGCTGCTGCAGGCGCTTGGCGGTCTGTTGGCGATGGCCGGGGTGATCCTGGTTCGGAAACGGTAGTTGTCCGGTGTGTCATGACAATGTCGGGCAATTCGGCTACGATTCCCCTGGAAAGGAGGCTTCCAATGGTCGCGACGCCCCGTTCGGAAAAACTGGATCTTCGCCTTACACCGGAAGACAAGCGCAAGCTGATCGCCGCAGCAGAACTCGAGCATCGCTCGGTCAGTGATTTTGTGCTCAGAAGCGCGCTCGATCGCGCGGACGATACCTTGCCCGATCGCCGCTACTTTGGACTAAACGCAGAGCAATGGGAGGCGTTCATGGAGGCGCTCGATGCTCCACCGCGCGTGATTCCCGAAGTAGTTCGTCTCTTTCAGACTCCAAGCGTCTTCGAAGTCGGTGAAACCGAGTGAGTTCGAATCGAATCGAGAAGCTCTCGCGTTACCATGAAGTCGCAGGATTTCGGTGCGGTCAGGAGCTCCTCGATCGATTCTTGACCCAGCATGCGCTGCAGAGCCAATTCGCAAACGCATCTCAAACCTACGTTGGAATCATCGATGGAGCGATTGCTGGGTACTACACGCTCGTCGTAGGCGAAACCCAATTCGATGGTGCTCCCAGGCGTCTTGCCAAGGGAATGGCACATCATCCAATTCCACTAATGATTCTGGCTCGTTTGGCTGTAGATACGAAGTTCCAGGGACGAGGAATTGGAGAAGGATTGATGAAAGATGCGATGCGCCGAACGGCGGCCGCCGCCGAGATCGCCGGAATTCGCGCGCTCGCCGTTCATGCAAAGAACTCCGAAGCGCGCCGGTACTATGAGCGCTTCGGCTTCGAATCTTCGCCAATCGAGCCACTCCATCTCTACATGTTGATGAAGGATGTTCGGCGGAGTATCCAGGAGAGTCTGGCCCCACCCCGAACGGGATCGGAAGAATAGAGACAACACACCGGCTGTCACGACCACTCGGCAGACTGCGATCCACCGCCGACTGGCTGCGGCAATGCAGCGTTCGTCGAGGTACTTTGGCGGCTATACGACCGAGCCAGACCCCAGGCCAATCCGGCCAGCCAGCCGCCAAGGACGCCGATACCGGCCGCGGTCGTAAAGACCAGCGGTTCGTAGTAACGGTTGAAATCGACCCCGAGGGCGAAAAGAATCAGCACGGACTGTGCCGCGATGGCGAGAAGGCCGAGCATCTGCGGGCTGGCGAGCCCGTTCTTCCAGGCAAGATAGACCAGCACCAGCAATCCAGGCGCCGCAAGATAGAGATCGATGCTGTGCCCACTCCAGTCGCGCCCGAACAGATCGCCCAGCCAGACGAAGATGCGTTCGGACGATGAGGTGCGGTCCTGCAGGTTCTGCCAGGTGCGCTCCAGCGCGTCGAGCGGTCCATGAATCGCGGCCTGCGGCCAGAAGCCTGCCTGGTTGTCCATTTCGTAGCGGCGGAAATCGAAAATGATCCTGGTCCTGCCAATTGGGTCGGACCAGAGGAACGGATAGACCAGCACGAAGAAGCTGCCGACCAACCCGGTTTGCACCAACAGTTTCCAGCCAAGCTGCCGCTCGGTGCCGCGTTCGCGGCGTGAAACCAGCCCCCACGCCCTGCCGAGCCGCTGGCGCGACCGGAGCCAGGGGTCGAGAAAGAGCACAACGGCATACGCGGTCCAACCGAGCGCGATGAAGAGCGGGCTGAGCTTGGTTGCCGCGCCCATGCCGAGCGCAACCGCCAGGAGCACCGAACGCCCCCAGGTCGGCTTGCGCGCGAGCCAGATGGCGGAGAGCACGGCAAAGGCAAACATGGTGGTGAACATCGCGTCCGAGACTGCCAGCGTCGAGAGATAGATGTGCAACGGGTGGATCGCCATCATGAGCCCAGCGATCGCGCCGCCGGCCCAGTTCACCATTGTTCCCACGATCAGCACCAGGAGGACGCAGGTGAGCGCTCCGAGCACCATGTTCCATTGGCGGGCGGCGATCAGATTGTCATAGCTGGGCATATTGCCGTGGGTGACGTTCCAGGTGATGGCGTTTTCGAACCCGTACTGGAAATCCCAGGGGCCGTTGGTATGCAGGTCCTTGCCTTGCAGGAGCAACCCGAGGCCAATGATGTACGAGCCCATGGGAGGCTGCGCGCGGATCAGGTAGCGATCCTGCCAGAAGCTGCTGAGGGGATGCCGAAGCTCCTCCAGGTAGGTGGCTCGGTTGATCCAGCGGGATTCGTCCGGATGAAATGGAGACGTGTGAAGTTCGGCAGAGCTTTGCCACAGCGCGAAAAAGAAGACTGCCAGGCAGAGAGCGGAAATCGCGATCCAGCGCGGCCAGGGGCGCGGCGTTTGGTCTGGTGTCCGGTGTCCGGAGTCGAGCGACTCATTCGGAGACGCTGGACTCGGGACACCCGGCACTGAACTCTTTCCTGGCGGTCGTGGCTGCATCGGGCTCGTGGCGCGAAGTGGCGTATCGGATCGTTTCACGGTCCGAAGTGTAGCCAGTCGAGCCGCTATCCGGCGGCAAGCGCGGTGAGACGCTCGAAGAAGTCGGGAAACGTCTTGGCGGTGCAGCCGGGATCGAGAATGCGAATTCCCGGCGCGCGCAAGGTCGCGATCCCGAAACTCATCGC from Thermomicrobiales bacterium encodes:
- a CDS encoding DUF1778 domain-containing protein, which codes for MVATPRSEKLDLRLTPEDKRKLIAAAELEHRSVSDFVLRSALDRADDTLPDRRYFGLNAEQWEAFMEALDAPPRVIPEVVRLFQTPSVFEVGETE
- a CDS encoding LLM class flavin-dependent oxidoreductase produces the protein MIDLTPRDIHPWVAEGIDAVRFGVSIYPQPPDWRHFLSLVQQMESAGFDGYFSYDHPGANADCWTALSALAAVTSTIRLGLAVDCIYYRSPYLLARQAADVDRLSNGRLVLGLGIGHVKNEFHEMGIPFPPVAERLQGMDETIAIVRGLFSGEPFKFDGQQWSVDSPGTFLPPVQQPRVPILLAGGGEKVTLRQVAQYADASNMGAHGSIGMAVSDEDIRRKFAVLATYCEQFGRPAEAVLRSQFTMPLVLGRSEREIEQKLSAWPAETVASWGDAMLAVTPDRAVAFYQAQAALGYQYFIANILGTDDDTIELLATEVMPKVVETCTPPPPPRF
- a CDS encoding neutral zinc metallopeptidase; translated protein: MRNRLMSILIIGIMLLGIAAPARAQTTAVDSSTLQYQALAGEAARNILNLAGSRDFNAMYDLMHPDSKEVAPRSAVVGLFDAAYTQAQAGVPQVISIEIVEYTWPVTGKTYSPAAKVTFVQPIVDQTGQQAYVQDAIYLAPDADGNWGWFFGNSAEMVQAAIDTYGNTNTATTGNGTSGSVLTTPLQDGDFLVNTVNDLDAFWRDVISYTEYDYQSPGVVIVAEGDTVQSACGPASTGFWGFYCPLDTKMYLDEKLLDDLKDQGYYFAAAFVIAHEWAHHVQSGIGLNRTSQPTTWNDVYSIELELMADCMAGAWARDAEGRGVIEPGDIEQAATFAIQMLGDPQYIGEYDEQAHGNGEQRVSAIMGGYNDGFLACNLLI
- a CDS encoding GNAT family N-acetyltransferase; its protein translation is MSSNRIEKLSRYHEVAGFRCGQELLDRFLTQHALQSQFANASQTYVGIIDGAIAGYYTLVVGETQFDGAPRRLAKGMAHHPIPLMILARLAVDTKFQGRGIGEGLMKDAMRRTAAAAEIAGIRALAVHAKNSEARRYYERFGFESSPIEPLHLYMLMKDVRRSIQESLAPPRTGSEE
- a CDS encoding glycosyltransferase, which translates into the protein MHAPTTASILIVNYNYGRYLAEAIDSALGQTWPNVQVVVVDDGSTDESALIMQTYGDAITPVFKENGGQASGTNLGFPLLTGETVILLDSDDILEPTAIEKTIGAFSDPDVIKVCWPFTIIDRNGAPTGEIRFSHLPDGNFRANALKVGPASHYTPAQSGNFWRKSFLEQVMPVPESDFRNIVDAYLFAFSPFFGSFRSVDEPLTRYRVHGSNVSSNFGAGRRRKDWELRATHLHAYLTEQGEQVSIARWRRKNTFYQRLNEIANAEARIGKLLPKNAPLALVGGPLYDREDLRPARPVYRPPDAIRSPDRTETDFRTFIDETSANGIDYMAVQGPRTWSGTNLGELCGLLRAEHDVLYENDWIVIAKLRANESA
- a CDS encoding DMT family transporter, which encodes MSATDDGASPTGGRLSIARAINPTAFVTVLIWSAVAPFTKYALADFPTLVFMTLRMVIAVVAVFLYLALRRRAVTIDRDDVSKFLFAGIVLFGCSTLLFTEGLARTTVAHMIILASTGPLIAAVWRGVVHRELPDRRSLLAMAIGFCGVLIVVGDASAADGASVAGDVMGLASAALWVGMTIYPQPLVRKYGPLRSTGWIILASLVLIVPLSLPSWGGVIDDTPSGFAWGALVYAAMGTLIGNTLWQAAVQQIGPARTLIYLYLQPFLALLIAAIILGDRLTPLQAIGGLLAIGGVMLVRKR
- a CDS encoding NAD(P)-binding domain-containing protein, which gives rise to METELPMMAHELPDKSELLVVGAGPYGLGIAAYARTLGLDPLLVGSSMAFWREEMPHGMFLRSSWDWHYDPNCVFTIEAWMRETGRTKESLDPFPLADYLEFAVWFEQVAGLRPVDLAIQRIDTRPDGTFDAVFANGFTVNAASVVLALGFAHFAYVPDELRVVLPAHNVQHTAHYVDFSDAPGTRYAIIGGRQSAYEWTALLHEAGAASVDVIHRHRTPRFAPADWSWTAPVVERIATHPQWFRELDDAQKRKVAFRLWLEGRSKLEPWLAPRLAHPTIRSRPGRTVAGSSDEADGAISLTLDNGDTLEVDKVVLATGYRTNIANVPMLAAGNLLEQIEAVNGAPVLDSTFQTSVPGLYATSMMATRDFGPLFAFTVAVRASSRVVGDAILSRR
- a CDS encoding citrate synthase/methylcitrate synthase; the encoded protein is MTGSTATLTEAPLPKPEGLEGVVAASTALSHVFGEEGRLVYRGYDIHELANNATFEEVAYLLWVGHLPTQSELVKFQAKLDASRMLPDAAIEVLRQMPADAQPMDVLRTGISSVGPLLPTVFADTPDLDQAMSLSALFPSVLATFFRLRQGLEPVKPVAGMNSAQSYLYQLFGTEPDERHWKPLQTYLILLADHGMNASTFTARVIASTQSDIVSALTGAIGALKGPLHGGAPSKVLDMLNEIGTAQNVEPWLTAAFDRGDRLMGFGHRVYKAEDPRADILREMARTASDPDFFDLSLETETVALRMLNERKPGRRLYTNVEFYSAAVLAAVGLPGDMFTPTFAVARSVGWSAHVLEQVSNNRLIRPQSEFVGELGKKYVPVNER
- a CDS encoding NAD-binding protein; protein product: MQASDIISGSSQKQDHLPARTTLRHGGTLMRPQTSLQRRLGIRLGLAALTILIVTLSVYVERDGFVDNSHPGETLSLLDSVYYAATSLTTVGYGDIVPVSAQARLFNTIFLTPVRLIFLVLFFGFAYEISVFLMRRTEERDVSELNKRVEKHTIICGYGTTGRAAASTLISQGKPKSDIVVIDRMRESVDRALSDGFSAFFGDATEEETLRRAGVHKAESVLVAPGRDDTAVLICLTVNDIEPDVNLVVAGMEEENLKLLYQAGADRVIAPAVMGGRLMAAAAETQSVPWYVEHVLGKGWTDRQVRNVTAKEAGEKIRDLPGFRDVLVMGVSRPPDFICDGLDDLLLEPGDVIVYYKLTVQDSVTRRMESNGEHA
- a CDS encoding DMT family transporter translates to MTVHEGNVGEQIDRRARRMGAAISLPAMGAILFWSGISPFGKYAMDEMPAMIYIALRPVLAAVLVFGVMTLLRKPMRIDRRDLPRFIVAGVCLIGFSQLLFMGGLSLTSVSHLIILSSMSPLMGAMYRWIRTREMPDSRSALALVMGFVGVILVVGGAGSSEGTSLTGDLLAIAAGATWVGATVYPQPLVRKYGAPRATGWFLLLSSLALLPIGLFWFGEVRADPPTMLAWAALAYGAIGMLAGNTLWQRAVQEVGPQRTLIYLYLEPFIVLVIAALALDERLTLLQALGGLLAMAGVILVRKR